In Apilactobacillus bombintestini, one genomic interval encodes:
- the pepF gene encoding oligoendopeptidase F — protein sequence MDEVKKLPTRNEVPEDLKWDLTTIYKNDDEFEKDFAECKKDIQKMEQMDNEIPHNAQQLLNIIKQIETLQRKADKLSVYASLNNDADTSNVKYQSMDARCSDLYSHADQATAWFEPAILQMNHDELNQMMDANEELNNYRHYFDEVFSHKPHILDAEHEKMLSSLSSIFETPSNVYGIMTDSDLKFPVVKDEKGQSMELSGGVYSKLLESTNREVRKNAFQKLYTVYKQFKNTFASTLSGEVKVHNYEAKMRNYDSAKQAALSENNIDESVYQTLIDTVNKYLPLLHRYVKLRKKLLSLDELHMYDLYTPLFGKSPISYDFSSAKKEAIKALSVLGDDYVSHIKEEFDNHWIDVVENKGKRGGAYSSGVYDTNPYILLNWQDNLDNLYTLVHESGHSMHSYYTNHNQPFQYGSYSIFLAEIASTTNENILTDYLLKNTDDVEVKKYVLNYFLDGFKGTIFRQTQFAEFEDFAHQQEQNGNPLNSKMLSDYYHELNKKYYGDDVVSDPEIAYEWARIPHFYMDYYVYQYATGFAAAIDLSEGICSKDDNALENYLTYLKSGSSDFPLNVIKRAGVDMTKSDYLEKAFQVFEQRLNELEKLI from the coding sequence ATGGATGAAGTAAAAAAATTACCAACCAGAAATGAAGTCCCAGAAGATTTAAAATGGGATTTAACTACCATTTATAAAAATGATGATGAATTTGAAAAAGACTTTGCTGAATGTAAGAAAGATATTCAAAAAATGGAACAAATGGATAATGAGATTCCACATAACGCTCAGCAATTATTAAATATTATTAAGCAGATTGAAACCTTACAGAGAAAAGCAGATAAGTTAAGTGTATATGCTTCGCTAAACAATGACGCTGATACTTCTAATGTAAAATATCAAAGTATGGATGCCAGATGCAGTGATTTATATTCACATGCAGATCAAGCAACGGCATGGTTCGAACCAGCAATTTTGCAAATGAATCATGATGAATTAAATCAAATGATGGATGCAAACGAAGAACTAAATAATTATCGTCATTATTTTGATGAAGTATTTAGCCATAAGCCACATATTTTGGATGCTGAACACGAAAAAATGCTTTCTAGTTTAAGCAGTATATTTGAAACTCCATCTAATGTTTACGGAATTATGACTGATTCTGATTTAAAATTCCCCGTAGTTAAGGATGAAAAGGGACAAAGCATGGAATTGTCCGGGGGAGTATATAGTAAACTATTGGAATCCACTAACCGAGAAGTAAGAAAAAATGCTTTTCAAAAGCTATATACGGTTTATAAGCAATTCAAGAACACTTTTGCATCTACTTTATCAGGAGAAGTTAAAGTTCATAATTACGAGGCAAAAATGCGTAATTACGACTCTGCTAAGCAAGCAGCTCTAAGTGAAAATAATATCGATGAATCTGTATATCAAACTTTAATTGATACAGTTAATAAATACTTACCTTTATTACATCGTTACGTTAAATTAAGAAAGAAATTGTTATCATTAGATGAATTGCATATGTATGATTTGTACACACCATTATTTGGAAAGTCACCTATTTCATATGATTTCTCTTCTGCTAAAAAGGAAGCTATAAAGGCATTGTCTGTTTTAGGCGATGACTATGTATCTCACATTAAAGAAGAATTTGATAACCATTGGATTGACGTGGTAGAAAATAAAGGAAAACGTGGAGGAGCATATTCTTCAGGTGTTTATGATACTAACCCATATATCTTATTAAATTGGCAAGATAATTTGGATAACTTGTATACTTTAGTACATGAATCTGGTCACAGCATGCACAGTTATTACACTAATCACAACCAACCATTTCAATATGGATCATATTCAATTTTCTTAGCAGAAATTGCTTCTACTACTAATGAAAATATTTTAACCGATTATTTATTAAAGAATACTGATGATGTTGAAGTTAAAAAATATGTATTGAACTATTTCCTAGATGGATTTAAGGGTACTATTTTCCGTCAGACCCAATTTGCTGAATTTGAAGATTTTGCTCATCAACAAGAACAAAATGGAAACCCTCTAAATTCCAAAATGTTAAGCGATTATTATCATGAATTAAACAAAAAATACTATGGTGATGATGTAGTATCTGATCCAGAAATAGCATACGAATGGGCAAGGATTCCTCATTTCTATATGGATTATTATGTATATCAATATGCAACAGGTTTTGCTGCTGCTATTGATTTATCAGAAGGGATTTGTTCTAAAGATGATAATGCATTAGAAAATTACTTAACTTATCTAAAATCAGGTAGTTCAGATTTCCCACTAAACGTTATTAAACGTGCTGGTGTAGATATGACTAAATCTGATTATCTAGAAAAAGCATTCCAAGTTTTTGAACAACGATTAAATGAATTAGAAAAATTAATTTAA
- a CDS encoding DsbA family protein, with translation MFEVFLFIDPLCKSCRNSENTVLKLSEDIDSKFKLQFVPIYNLKVVQTDFCNSNNQLKKKLSSEELSYLYKNVVLDYKAASFQGIKKGRRYLLAIQDKILSKGLKYSDELAIQTAKECNLDVEMFEEDRRSKLAIDSIEKDQQLVNDMNVDSPASAVIFNCSDSERDGILTRNVEYSTLFRACCDTEFTPDNIKNALSESNLNKSKRNHLHIIK, from the coding sequence TTGTTCGAAGTATTTCTGTTTATTGATCCACTTTGCAAATCTTGCAGAAATTCAGAAAATACTGTTTTAAAATTATCTGAAGATATTGATTCTAAATTTAAATTGCAATTTGTACCCATTTACAACCTAAAAGTGGTACAAACTGATTTTTGCAATTCAAACAATCAATTGAAAAAGAAACTATCATCTGAAGAACTATCCTATTTATACAAAAATGTTGTTTTAGATTATAAAGCAGCATCCTTTCAAGGTATTAAAAAAGGACGTCGTTATTTACTAGCTATTCAAGATAAGATATTATCCAAGGGTCTTAAATACTCAGATGAATTAGCTATTCAAACTGCTAAAGAATGCAATCTAGATGTTGAAATGTTTGAAGAAGACCGTCGTTCTAAACTAGCTATTGATTCCATCGAAAAAGATCAACAATTAGTTAATGATATGAATGTAGATAGCCCTGCTTCAGCCGTTATTTTTAACTGCAGTGATTCAGAACGTGACGGTATTTTAACTAGAAACGTTGAATATTCTACATTATTCCGTGCATGCTGTGATACTGAATTCACACCTGATAATATTAAAAATGCACTAAGCGAATCTAATTTAAATAAGTCCAAAAGAAATCATTTACACATTATTAAATAA
- a CDS encoding GTP pyrophosphokinase: MIKNWNDFLFPYQQAVAELKVKLRGIRREYLESEKRSPIEFVTGRVKPIDSIKEKMKRRYVSEDRLSQDMEDIAGLRIMCPFVDDIYVVVDILRRRSDINILEERDYVSREKASGYRSYHIVFEYPIELVDGEKKILAEIQVRTLAMNFWATVEHSLNYKYNGVFPEDLKKRLQESAETSFQLDEGMSEIRKELIETRDEHKKQEEQNERNRDD, translated from the coding sequence GTGATAAAAAACTGGAATGACTTCTTATTTCCTTATCAACAAGCTGTTGCTGAACTAAAAGTGAAGCTAAGAGGAATAAGGAGAGAATATTTAGAATCTGAAAAAAGAAGTCCAATAGAATTTGTTACTGGACGTGTAAAACCCATTGATAGTATTAAGGAAAAAATGAAGAGACGTTATGTTTCTGAAGATCGTTTATCACAGGATATGGAAGATATCGCCGGATTAAGGATTATGTGTCCTTTTGTGGATGATATTTATGTAGTGGTAGATATCCTTAGACGTCGTAGCGATATTAATATCTTAGAAGAAAGAGACTATGTAAGTCGTGAAAAGGCTAGTGGATATCGTTCTTATCATATTGTTTTTGAATATCCTATTGAATTAGTAGATGGTGAAAAGAAAATTTTAGCTGAAATTCAAGTTAGAACTTTGGCTATGAATTTCTGGGCTACTGTCGAACACTCTCTAAATTACAAATATAATGGTGTATTTCCTGAAGATTTAAAGAAACGTTTACAAGAATCTGCAGAGACATCATTTCAACTCGATGAGGGTATGTCAGAAATCAGAAAAGAACTTATCGAAACTAGAGATGAACATAAAAAACAAGAAGAACAAAATGAACGCAATAGGGATGATTAA
- a CDS encoding NAD kinase, with protein MKVAIYSNDGSTSNRVAQQLKTKIDESKILEYDGLNPEIVISVGGDGTLLSAFHHYNDAVSKVRFVGIHTGHLGFYTDWRDYEVNELVESLENDNGQSVSYPLLSIKVKYSDDGPDDNFIALNESTLKRINGTMVTDIYIKGEFFEKFRGDGLCVSTPTGSTAYNKSVGGAIINPQLNAIQVSEMASINNRVFRTLGSPIIIPPDEWITIVPDNQEHNILTCDQLLIHNRPIKSIQYSICNERIYFAQYRHTHFWKRVSNSFIGVHPDD; from the coding sequence ATGAAGGTAGCTATTTATAGTAATGACGGTTCTACTTCAAACCGTGTTGCGCAACAATTAAAAACTAAAATAGATGAATCTAAAATTTTAGAATATGATGGATTAAACCCAGAAATTGTTATTTCAGTAGGTGGAGATGGTACTTTATTATCAGCATTCCATCATTATAACGATGCCGTAAGTAAAGTTAGATTTGTTGGTATTCATACTGGCCATTTAGGCTTCTATACTGATTGGCGTGACTATGAAGTTAACGAATTAGTGGAAAGTTTAGAAAATGATAACGGCCAAAGTGTTAGTTATCCACTATTGTCTATTAAGGTTAAATATAGTGATGATGGACCAGATGACAATTTTATTGCCTTGAATGAGTCTACTCTAAAAAGAATTAATGGCACTATGGTTACTGACATTTATATTAAAGGCGAGTTTTTTGAAAAATTCCGTGGGGATGGACTTTGTGTTTCCACACCTACCGGATCTACTGCATATAACAAATCTGTTGGTGGTGCCATCATTAATCCACAATTAAATGCTATTCAAGTTTCAGAAATGGCATCCATTAATAATAGGGTGTTTAGAACTTTAGGTTCTCCAATTATTATTCCACCTGATGAATGGATTACTATTGTTCCTGATAATCAAGAACATAATATTTTAACTTGTGATCAATTATTGATTCACAACCGTCCAATTAAGTCTATTCAATATTCAATTTGTAATGAAAGAATTTACTTTGCTCAATATCGTCATACTCATTTTTGGAAGCGAGTAAGTAATTCCTTTATCGGGGTTCATCCTGATGACTAG
- a CDS encoding RluA family pseudouridine synthase yields MTSFSWRDQQDSPIRLRTFIRQKGISRTLLKQIKFTGGLIKVNGKEEKVNYMLNRGDEIYIQLPPEPSNDVLEVSNLPFNILYEDEHFLVIDKPAGVACLPSHVYKNDTLANRVKGYYIRKNYDNRRIHIVNRLDMDTSGIVIFAKHHFAHSVLDKQLRNHEIKKFYVAIVEGIIHSRHVEINLPIGRAENSIIQRKIKDDGKPSSTEFWVLRAKMNHSLVKIRLHTGRTHQIRVHFAAINHPLIGDWLYNPHNHELNRQALHCYKMVFFNPFTDKEVVCESELPLDMKNVMKRF; encoded by the coding sequence ATGACTAGTTTTTCATGGCGTGATCAACAAGACAGTCCTATTCGATTGCGTACTTTTATTAGACAGAAGGGAATTTCGAGAACACTTTTAAAACAAATTAAATTTACAGGTGGACTAATTAAAGTTAACGGCAAGGAAGAAAAAGTTAACTATATGCTAAATCGTGGGGATGAAATTTATATTCAACTTCCACCAGAACCATCTAATGATGTTTTAGAAGTATCCAATTTACCTTTTAATATTTTGTATGAAGATGAACACTTTTTAGTAATTGATAAACCTGCTGGAGTAGCATGTTTACCATCGCATGTGTATAAAAATGATACGTTAGCTAATCGAGTAAAAGGCTATTATATAAGGAAAAATTATGATAATCGTAGAATTCATATTGTTAATCGTTTAGATATGGACACAAGCGGTATTGTGATTTTTGCTAAGCATCATTTTGCTCACTCTGTTTTAGATAAACAATTACGAAATCATGAGATAAAAAAATTCTATGTAGCTATAGTGGAAGGGATTATCCACAGTCGTCATGTAGAGATAAATTTGCCTATTGGACGTGCTGAAAATTCTATAATACAACGTAAGATAAAAGATGATGGGAAGCCATCTAGCACTGAATTTTGGGTTTTGAGAGCTAAGATGAATCATTCCTTAGTAAAAATAAGACTTCATACCGGTCGTACGCATCAAATCCGGGTGCATTTTGCGGCTATTAATCATCCATTAATTGGTGATTGGCTCTACAATCCCCATAATCATGAATTAAATAGACAAGCTCTTCATTGTTATAAAATGGTATTTTTTAATCCTTTCACAGATAAAGAAGTAGTTTGTGAATCAGAATTACCATTAGATATGAAAAATGTAATGAAAAGGTTCTAG
- a CDS encoding methyltransferase domain-containing protein, with translation MKKIDIAKRFLNKNLSLFKCSVCGKSFVKQADNSIICPNNHSLDISKKGTIHFINHKVNTEYDGDMLESRRNIITAGFFDGILEQMEKIIPSGHQTIVDVGSGEGSPLSRLEKSRNNIDSAIGFDISKPGVNLSTSENRENIFFCIADLAKLPFADHSISVVMDLFSPSSYKEFNRVISTGGHLIKIVPNSNYLVELRNLLYGDNQKNSSYDNNQVIDLFMKHYPSAKSYHVKYNFPLPAKLRKDLMIMTPLHWGKNAKSLSDDEINKLSSITVDVTVLDNKF, from the coding sequence ATGAAAAAAATTGACATCGCAAAGAGATTTCTAAATAAAAATTTATCATTATTTAAATGCTCAGTTTGTGGAAAATCTTTTGTTAAACAAGCTGATAATTCGATAATTTGTCCTAATAACCATAGCTTAGATATTTCAAAAAAGGGTACCATTCATTTTATAAATCATAAAGTGAATACGGAATATGACGGTGATATGTTAGAATCTAGACGTAACATCATTACTGCTGGTTTTTTCGATGGTATTTTAGAACAAATGGAAAAAATCATTCCAAGTGGCCATCAAACTATTGTAGATGTGGGTAGTGGTGAAGGATCTCCATTATCTCGATTAGAAAAATCTAGAAATAATATTGATAGTGCAATCGGCTTTGATATTTCTAAGCCTGGAGTTAACTTATCCACAAGTGAAAACAGAGAAAATATTTTCTTCTGTATCGCTGATTTAGCTAAATTGCCGTTTGCTGATCATAGTATTTCGGTGGTAATGGACTTATTTTCACCATCTTCTTATAAAGAATTTAACCGTGTAATATCCACAGGTGGACATCTAATCAAGATAGTTCCTAATTCTAATTACTTAGTAGAATTAAGAAATTTATTGTACGGTGATAACCAGAAGAATAGTAGCTATGATAATAATCAGGTCATAGATTTGTTCATGAAGCACTATCCATCTGCTAAAAGTTATCATGTGAAATATAACTTTCCGTTACCAGCTAAATTACGAAAAGATTTAATGATAATGACACCATTGCATTGGGGAAAAAATGCTAAATCATTAAGTGATGATGAAATTAATAAATTAAGTTCTATAACTGTAGATGTAACAGTATTAGATAATAAATTTTAA
- a CDS encoding tRNA (cytidine(34)-2'-O)-methyltransferase — MTNHIVLFEPLMPANTGNIARTCAGTDTVLDLIKPLGFSVDDKHLKRAGLDYWDKVNINYHESLPEFMSTLTDKDKLFLVSKFANHDYTDRDYTDDNYNYYFMFGKETTGLPEMFMRQNPEKAIRIPQDDTHIRALNLSNTCAIVIYEALRQQAFPNLERTHKYENDKLK; from the coding sequence ATGACTAATCATATTGTATTATTTGAACCATTAATGCCTGCTAATACAGGAAACATTGCTAGAACATGTGCTGGAACCGACACTGTGTTAGATTTAATCAAACCACTAGGCTTTTCAGTTGATGATAAGCATTTAAAACGTGCTGGATTAGATTACTGGGATAAGGTAAATATTAATTATCATGAAAGTTTACCTGAATTTATGAGTACATTAACTGACAAAGACAAGTTGTTTTTAGTATCTAAATTTGCTAACCACGACTACACTGATCGTGATTATACTGATGATAACTACAACTATTACTTTATGTTTGGTAAAGAAACTACTGGTTTACCAGAAATGTTTATGAGACAAAATCCAGAAAAGGCTATTCGTATACCACAAGATGATACACATATTCGTGCTTTAAACTTATCTAATACTTGTGCCATTGTGATTTATGAAGCATTAAGACAACAAGCATTTCCTAATCTAGAAAGAACTCATAAATACGAAAATGATAAATTAAAATAA
- a CDS encoding DNA translocase FtsK encodes MAKKRSTRKRKTTKNNAKLINIDSKYYNYIIGLITILISLFSLLKLGFLGITFNNIVRFFIGDTDILGLLILLVTGVIFLIKGPKLEFNKRWIIGGSIFYAGLLLFMSAILFAGSSDDNFISQTLTAISHDFVEMDNSSSLGGGIIGAVLLVVFNFLVSILGSEILSLITMVVGIIIAFNIPMNQVVDKTREFCENASKKMGESVQQIKEKKQNDNKETPKHVANPQPVADKKEEVNSKPKIKLSGWMDNQEKPKNSDSVAAKPKRDYKTADEYNDDTRNKPKLSSAIADHVQNDKQGIEMNDIDDSNYQLPSIDLLSDVAFSDQSEEYKNIDRNTEVLKKTLNSFGVDAEIKNVNLGPSVTEYELHPAIGVKVSKIVNLADDLALALAAKDIRIEAPIPGKSLIGIEVPNRKVAMVSFKDVVKSQNDKHGLLTVPLGRNVSGDVISTDLTKLPHLLIAGSTGSGKSVSINGIITSILMNAKPSEVKMMLIDPKKVELGIYNGIPHLLTPVVSEPKKAARALNKVVSEMEHRYDLFAKHNQRKISNFNEYVNSLSEEERGDLKPLPYIVVVVDELADLMMTVSNDVEGAIIRLAQMGRAAGIHMILATQRPSVDVITGLIKSNVPSRIAFAVSSGIDSRTILDTNGAEKLLGRGDMLYLPIDKNKPIRVQGAFISDEDVENVVEFIKAEQPAEYDDNMMVTDEELKVEEEHEDQDELFDDALAFVVKEQKASTSLLQRNFRIGYNRAARIIDDLEQRGYIGPQEGSKPREVYKHPDD; translated from the coding sequence TTGGCGAAAAAACGCTCAACTAGAAAAAGAAAAACAACGAAAAACAATGCCAAATTAATTAATATCGATAGTAAATACTATAATTATATTATTGGCTTAATTACAATTTTAATTAGTTTATTTAGTTTATTAAAATTAGGATTTTTAGGAATCACCTTTAATAATATAGTTAGATTTTTTATTGGTGATACTGATATCTTAGGATTATTAATATTGCTAGTAACAGGAGTCATTTTCTTAATTAAGGGACCTAAACTAGAATTCAATAAACGTTGGATTATAGGTGGAAGCATTTTTTATGCAGGCCTTTTATTATTCATGTCAGCAATTTTATTCGCTGGTAGTAGTGATGATAATTTTATTTCACAAACACTTACAGCAATCTCACATGACTTCGTTGAAATGGATAATAGTTCTTCTTTAGGTGGAGGAATTATTGGAGCTGTATTATTAGTAGTATTTAACTTTTTAGTATCTATATTAGGTTCAGAAATTTTATCACTAATTACTATGGTAGTAGGAATTATTATTGCTTTTAATATTCCTATGAATCAGGTAGTGGATAAGACACGTGAATTTTGTGAAAATGCTTCTAAAAAAATGGGAGAATCTGTACAACAGATAAAAGAAAAAAAGCAAAATGATAATAAAGAAACTCCTAAACACGTTGCTAATCCACAACCGGTAGCAGATAAAAAAGAAGAGGTTAATAGTAAACCTAAGATTAAATTATCTGGTTGGATGGATAATCAAGAAAAGCCCAAGAATAGTGATTCTGTTGCTGCAAAACCAAAACGCGATTATAAAACAGCTGATGAATATAATGATGATACTAGAAATAAGCCTAAATTATCATCAGCTATTGCTGATCACGTGCAAAATGATAAGCAAGGAATTGAAATGAATGATATTGATGATTCTAATTATCAATTACCATCTATCGATTTATTGTCTGATGTAGCATTTAGTGATCAAAGTGAAGAATATAAAAATATTGATCGTAATACTGAAGTGTTAAAGAAGACATTGAATAGTTTCGGAGTGGATGCCGAAATTAAAAATGTAAATTTAGGACCTTCAGTTACAGAATATGAATTGCATCCTGCCATTGGGGTTAAGGTAAGTAAGATTGTTAACCTAGCTGATGATTTGGCATTGGCATTAGCTGCAAAAGATATTCGAATTGAAGCACCAATACCAGGTAAGTCTTTAATTGGAATTGAAGTACCTAACCGTAAAGTGGCTATGGTGTCCTTTAAAGATGTGGTTAAATCACAAAATGATAAACATGGCTTACTAACGGTGCCATTAGGTAGAAATGTTAGTGGGGATGTTATTAGTACTGATTTAACTAAGTTGCCACATTTACTAATTGCTGGTTCCACAGGTAGTGGTAAATCAGTTTCTATAAACGGAATTATTACTAGCATTTTGATGAATGCTAAGCCTAGTGAAGTTAAAATGATGTTAATTGATCCTAAGAAGGTAGAATTAGGTATTTACAATGGAATTCCACATTTATTAACACCAGTGGTTTCTGAACCTAAGAAAGCCGCTCGTGCTTTAAATAAAGTGGTATCTGAAATGGAACATCGTTATGACTTATTTGCTAAGCATAACCAAAGAAAAATTAGTAACTTTAATGAATATGTAAACAGTTTATCTGAAGAAGAACGCGGTGATTTAAAACCATTGCCTTACATCGTTGTTGTTGTTGATGAATTAGCTGATTTAATGATGACCGTTTCCAATGATGTAGAAGGTGCTATTATTAGATTGGCACAAATGGGAAGAGCTGCGGGAATTCATATGATTCTTGCTACTCAACGTCCTTCTGTTGATGTTATTACTGGTTTAATTAAATCTAACGTTCCTTCCAGAATTGCATTTGCCGTATCTAGTGGTATTGATTCAAGAACTATATTAGATACTAATGGTGCTGAAAAGCTGTTAGGACGTGGTGATATGCTTTATCTACCAATTGATAAAAATAAACCTATTCGTGTACAAGGTGCGTTTATATCTGATGAAGATGTAGAAAACGTGGTAGAATTTATTAAAGCAGAACAACCAGCTGAATATGATGATAATATGATGGTTACTGATGAAGAATTAAAAGTTGAAGAAGAACATGAAGATCAAGATGAACTATTTGATGATGCTTTAGCTTTTGTAGTTAAAGAACAAAAGGCAAGTACTTCATTACTTCAACGAAATTTCCGTATTGGATATAACCGAGCCGCTAGAATTATTGATGACTTAGAACAACGAGGATACATTGGACCTCAAGAAGGTAGTAAACCTAGAGAAGTTTATAAACATCCTGACGACTAA
- a CDS encoding DUF4044 domain-containing protein: MAKKKKSKFQIITMIFVWLMIISTVGGLVLGATTQLMG; the protein is encoded by the coding sequence ATGGCTAAGAAAAAGAAGTCTAAATTTCAAATCATTACCATGATTTTCGTCTGGCTTATGATTATTTCCACTGTGGGTGGCCTAGTACTAGGCGCCACTACCCAACTTATGGGTTAA
- a CDS encoding DUF3397 family protein: protein MILVQVVSLFLITFIASILIKLINHFKKITLRSNDLFPIILSYFIYELSIDKHEISFLPIIWVIMIVIGILYAIYYLIKNSHINPIRFYRMFWRLAIIYFFVAWVTTIFICAVKYL, encoded by the coding sequence GTGATACTTGTACAAGTAGTTTCATTATTTTTAATTACTTTTATAGCATCCATATTAATAAAATTGATTAATCATTTTAAAAAGATAACACTTCGTTCTAATGATCTTTTTCCAATTATTCTAAGTTATTTTATCTATGAATTATCTATAGATAAACATGAAATATCATTTCTTCCTATAATTTGGGTAATTATGATAGTTATTGGTATTTTATATGCTATTTATTACTTAATTAAAAATAGTCATATTAATCCTATACGTTTTTATAGAATGTTTTGGAGATTGGCGATTATCTACTTTTTTGTGGCATGGGTCACCACCATTTTTATATGTGCTGTAAAATACTTATAA
- the mraZ gene encoding division/cell wall cluster transcriptional repressor MraZ, which translates to MLMGEYEHSIDSKGRLIIPSKIRSEIGSKFILTRGLDGCLFGYPLDEWSKVEEKINQLPVSKKSARYFARFLFSAADESKVDSQGRINIPDMLINYAGIEKKCVVVGVSTRIEIWSKEKWDAFSEKAGEEFDDIAEDLIDF; encoded by the coding sequence GTGTTAATGGGTGAATATGAACATTCAATTGATTCAAAAGGGCGTTTAATCATTCCTTCCAAGATTAGATCAGAAATTGGTTCGAAATTTATTCTTACTAGAGGGCTTGATGGATGTTTGTTTGGTTATCCTTTAGATGAATGGTCTAAAGTGGAAGAAAAAATTAATCAACTTCCTGTAAGCAAGAAGTCAGCTAGATATTTTGCTCGTTTTTTGTTCTCCGCAGCTGATGAAAGCAAAGTAGATAGTCAAGGAAGAATTAATATACCAGATATGTTAATTAACTATGCAGGTATTGAAAAAAAGTGTGTAGTAGTTGGTGTATCTACTCGAATCGAAATATGGAGTAAAGAAAAATGGGATGCATTCTCCGAAAAAGCTGGAGAAGAATTCGATGATATCGCTGAAGATTTAATTGATTTTTAA
- the rsmH gene encoding 16S rRNA (cytosine(1402)-N(4))-methyltransferase RsmH has product MTKFQHETVLLNEAVKGLNIKPDGIYVDCTLGGGGHSSKILEQLTTGHLYSFDQDEVAIQYNREHLKKYIDEGKVTFIRSNFRNITEELNKLGVYSVDGILYDLGVSSPQFDDASRGFSYQHDARLDMRMDQRNPLDAWKIVNEWPYEKLVKIFFRYGEEKFSKQVARAIERNRDKQAIDTTEQLVEIIKQGIPAAARRHGGHPAKKVFQALRIAVNDELGALEESLEKSIELINVGGRVSIITFQSLEDRLVKTMYKEKTTIEDLPNGLPIIPDYMKPDYKLVNRKPILPSDEEVKENHRAHSAKLRIIERINKK; this is encoded by the coding sequence ATGACAAAATTTCAACATGAAACAGTTTTGCTAAACGAAGCTGTAAAAGGCTTAAATATAAAACCAGATGGTATTTATGTAGATTGTACCCTCGGTGGGGGAGGGCATAGTTCAAAAATATTGGAACAGCTAACCACCGGTCATTTATATTCATTTGACCAAGATGAAGTTGCTATTCAATATAATCGTGAACATTTAAAGAAGTACATAGATGAAGGCAAAGTTACTTTTATTCGCAGCAATTTTAGAAATATTACTGAAGAATTGAATAAGCTGGGTGTCTATTCTGTTGATGGAATTTTGTATGATTTAGGTGTTTCGTCTCCGCAATTCGATGATGCATCTAGAGGATTTAGTTATCAACATGATGCTCGATTGGATATGAGAATGGACCAGAGAAATCCATTGGATGCATGGAAAATCGTTAACGAATGGCCTTATGAAAAATTAGTGAAAATCTTTTTCAGATATGGAGAAGAAAAGTTTTCTAAGCAAGTTGCACGAGCTATTGAGAGGAATCGTGATAAACAAGCTATCGATACTACCGAACAACTAGTAGAGATTATAAAGCAAGGAATTCCGGCTGCTGCTCGCCGTCATGGTGGTCATCCTGCTAAAAAAGTTTTTCAAGCTTTAAGAATTGCAGTTAATGATGAATTAGGTGCATTGGAAGAATCATTAGAAAAATCTATAGAACTGATTAATGTGGGAGGAAGAGTAAGTATTATTACTTTCCAATCACTAGAAGATCGTTTAGTTAAAACTATGTACAAAGAAAAAACTACTATAGAAGATTTGCCTAATGGTTTACCTATTATTCCAGATTATATGAAACCTGATTATAAATTAGTTAACCGTAAACCAATTTTACCTAGCGATGAAGAAGTAAAGGAAAATCATCGTGCACATAGTGCTAAATTAAGAATTATTGAGAGAATTAATAAAAAATAG